In a genomic window of Canis lupus familiaris isolate Mischka breed German Shepherd chromosome 13, alternate assembly UU_Cfam_GSD_1.0, whole genome shotgun sequence:
- the FBXO43 gene encoding LOW QUALITY PROTEIN: F-box only protein 43 isoform X2 (The sequence of the model RefSeq protein was modified relative to this genomic sequence to represent the inferred CDS: inserted 1 base in 1 codon) has product MSERHSNQACTGAENEVDSPTVNFKYSSFRDFCSTSSFQDSGYNELLQPCNFDNTDKEFFGKKEKGLTLTHEHPETPNLGLTHPLESPTQKKRLVFSRKEHDKTPELCETPKVSGKNXLLRRRLDISFSLLNGDFDSQNSSLESSINQVLNLEKNIPSSASSFPRQTSFSPLVTSTLKTEEATSSSQILRLNFSQQKTSTVDDSKDDCSLFEVECLSPIQGNSFTGDSITCDLSGSSLFINNENTYPKLLGSSARGTRCGTDENICVTPVSNLVANIKFNASQRLSPSTEVRGNISTPEDSGFNSLCLDKSEDSLSDQESSFRELQKHRGTVKVGDTLKKSGHLRRLRRLSTLQEQSSQSETEKDSDSEATPEAASDTLEDQLSSDNKILSFKNLSKTPALQLVHELFMRSKRKRFQQNVAHEFLEDTDGGQIAVLQCVLAGLIGKKMGIEKVDILTELKYRNLKHILAMVLDSLTAESLCSVWKVSRNWREIIVQDKKANRRRKFYISQLKTDSEGAILNVEDAATRLHLINRSALKSVQAQARIPGFQKGEVSTFSPWGEVLTPIASSSVTHLTSKQEEYVKVAKTLFIDEALKPCPRCQCPAKYQPFKKRGLCSRTACGFDFCVLCLCAYHGSEECNRGAAKPRNRKDALPGSAQSKQNLRRL; this is encoded by the exons ATGTCAGAGAGACATTCAAATCAAGCTTGCACTGGCGCAGAAAATGAGGTGGACTCTCCTACTGTCAATTTCAAATACTCCAGCTTCAGAGATTTTTGTTCCACATCTTCATTTCAAGATAGTGGCTATAATGAGTTGTTACAACCCTGCAACTTTGATAATACAGATAAAGaattttttggaaagaaagaaaaaggcttaACATTAACCCATGAACATCCTGAAACTCCAAATCTGGGTTTAACTCATCCTTTAGAATCACCAACTCAAAAAAAGAGACTTGTCTTTTCTAGGAAGGAACATGATAAAACCCCAGAACTCTGTGAAACCCCTAAAGTCAGTGGAAAAA TTTTGCTGCGCAGAAGGTTGGACatatctttctctcttctaaatGGGGACTTTGATTCACAAAACAGTTCTCTAGAAAGTAGTATAAACCAAGTTctcaacttagaaaaaaatattccaagtagTGCTTCAAGTTTTCCAAGGCAAACGAGTTTTAGTCCTTTAGTTACTAGTACATTGAAAACAGAAGAAGCCACTTCCAGCAGTCAAATCTTGAGACTAAATTTTTCTCAACAGAAAACTTCCACAGTTGATGATTCTAAAGATGATTGTAGCCTGTTTGAAGTCGAATGTTTATCTCCGATTCAGGGCAATAGTTTTACTGGAGACTCTATCACATGTGACCTTAGTGGTAGCAGTCTATTTATTAACAATGAGAATACATATCCCAAACTTCTGGGCTCCTCTGCTAGAGGCACACGTTGTGGAACAGATGAGAACATATGTGTGACTCCAGTAAGTAATCTTGTAGCAAACATTAAATTTAATGCAAGTCAAAGGCTCTCTCCTTCAACTGAAGTAAGGGGCAATATTTCAACACCTGAAGACAGTGGTTTTAACTCACTTTGTTTGGATAAATCAGAAGATTCCCTCTCTGACCAGGAAAGTTCTTTTCGAGAACTTCAGAAACATAGGGGAACTGTCAAAGTGGGGGACACCCTAAAAAAGTCGGGGCATCTTCGAAGGCTGAGAAGACTGTCCACCCTTCAAGAACAAAGCTCACAATCGGAGACAGAAAAGGACTCAGACTCTGAAGCAACACCAGAAGCTGCTTCAGATACCTTGGAGGATCAGCTGAGCAGTGACAATAAGATCTTAAGCTTTAAGAATTTATCAAAGACCCCAGCCTTGCAGCTAGTGCATGAGCTCTTCatgagaagcaaaagaaaaagattccagCAAAATGTTGCACATGAATTCTTAGAAGACACGGATGGGGGCCAGATAGCTGTACTACAGTGTGTACTTGCAGGACTGATTGGCAAGAAAATGGGTATAGAAAAGGTGGACATCTTAAcagaattaaaatacagaaatttaaagCATATTCTTGCTATGGTTTTAGATTCATTGACTGCAGAAAGCCTATGCAG tgttTGGAAAGTGAGCAGAAATTGGCGTGAAATTATTGttcaagataaaaaagcaaatCGGAGGAGGAAATTTTATATCTCACAACTGAAAACAGATTCTGAG GGGGCTATATTAAATGTTGAGGATGCTGCCACTCGGCTCCATCTTATAAATCGATCAGCTTTAAAATCTGTACAAGCTCAGGCTAGGATACCAGGTTTTCAGAAAGGAGAAGTTTCAACATTTTCTCCTTGGGGAGAAGTTTTGACACCTATAGCAAGCTCTTCTGTTACTCACTTAACTAGTAAACAGGAAGAATATGTTAAG GTTGCCAAAACACTATTTATTGATGAAGCATTAAAACCTTGCCCCAGGTGCCAATGCCCTGCTAAGTACCAGCCATTTAAGAAAAGGGGACTGTGTAGCCGCACAGCCTGTGGTTTTGACTTTTGTGTGTTATGTTTATGTGCTTATCATGGGTCTGAAGAATGTAATAGAGGAGCAGCaaagccaagaaatagaaaagatgctCTTCCAGGAAGTGCCCAGAGTAAGCAGAATTTAAGACGCCTTTAA